TTGGTATACTGGGGTTTTAAAAAAGCATTCCCTTTTTGATAAGTAAGCTCATCTAATTTTATTTCAAAAGGGTTAAGATCCTGGTAACTTGGCCGGTCTATACGTCTGCTATACGATAAGTTCAGTGTATGCTTGTCATTGATAGTATAGGAGATATTGGCATTAGGGAAAAGTCCCGTATAATGCTTGATTACACTATCATCAGAAGTAGTACTGTTGCTGAGTATCCTGGTCAATATTCCTTTGCTGTTAGTGTTTTCTGCCCTTAACCCTGCCTGTACCGACCATTTTGTGTTGATTATCTTGCTGTAATTAATATATGCTGCGTTTATGTTTTCAGTATAATCAAAATGATTGCTTTGTGAAGAATCTAAATAAGAAGCATTGTTTATTATATTATAAAAATTTAAGCCGTTGGAAGTAGTAACATAGCTGAATTTGCCGCCGAACCCCAGCTTACCTTTTTTAAACGGCATTTCATAATCTAATTTGGCAGTATAAATATTTATGTCAATATTAGTACTGTTGGAGTAATTTTTTGAATAGAGAAAAGTTGTGTCAGTATCGTCTATCAATTTATATTCATTAGGCTGATAGCTGGTTTTTTTACTGATATAATAACCATAATCAGCATCAATGCTCAAGGAATGTCCTACCGTGTCTGCCAAATGATAATTCAAATTATAATCCATGTTCTTCACATTACCCGGGATGGTATTACTGGCATAAAGCACTTTATATTTATACACCAAGGTAGATTCTTCAGGAGTAATGATGGTACTGCTGTTGGTAGTATTGCTTACATTGTTAATATTCCCTGTAGCAATAAAGCCAAGAGATGATTTCGCGGTAAGGTAATAGTCCAGTCCTGCTTTGAAATTATGCACCCATCCAACAAAATTTTGATGACTGGTTTGATTATAAATGCTGTCACTCTGCTTACGATACAGGAATAAATTACTTTCCCTGTTTCCCCAATTAAAACTATACGTGCTGAATAAATTTATTTTTTTATCACGATAATTAAAGCTGAAAGCTTCCGGGTATTTAAAACTTTTGCCATAATTAATACCTGCTGATACAGAGCCGTTAAAACCTAATTTTTTATTTCTTTTTAGCCTGATATTGATAATACCGGCATTACCCGCAGCATCATATTTAGCAGATGGGTTGCTGATAATTTCTATTGCCTCTATATCAGAAGAATTAATGGAACGTAAATAAGCAGGTAGATCACTGCTGCCCATTTGTGTTGGTCTGCCATCAATATAAACAGCAACGCCGTTTTTGCCTTTTAAAGTGATATTATCGTCTTTATCCGTAACAACACCAGGCGATTTTTGTAATAGTTCAAACGCATTGCTTCCGGTGGCATTAATACTATTCTCTACATTAAAAACAGTTTTATCCTGTTTTACTTCTATCATTGGTTTAGCATAATTACTTTTAACTATTATGCCTTGAATATTTTTACTGGTATTAATTAGTGTAACAGGAGAAATGCTGATATTTTCTTCGTCATTTATTGAAAAAACAGGTGAAAAAGATTTTTCATAACCTACGCACGAAACATTAATAAAATAATTGCCTTTTTTATAGGTTATAATTTCATAAGCGCCTTTAGAATTCGTTATCTCAGTTTTTACCAATGCAGAATCAGATGACCGTAATAGCATTACCGTGGCGGCATTTACAGGCTTGCCAAGGTTGTCTTTTACGTCACCATTAATTTTACAATGCGTTTGGGCTGTTAGTTTTAGCATTGTAAACACGAACACGAGTACGGATAATGTGGTTTTCTTTCTCATTATAC
The Ferruginibacter albus DNA segment above includes these coding regions:
- a CDS encoding TonB-dependent receptor; this translates as MRKKTTLSVLVFVFTMLKLTAQTHCKINGDVKDNLGKPVNAATVMLLRSSDSALVKTEITNSKGAYEIITYKKGNYFINVSCVGYEKSFSPVFSINDEENISISPVTLINTSKNIQGIIVKSNYAKPMIEVKQDKTVFNVENSINATGSNAFELLQKSPGVVTDKDDNITLKGKNGVAVYIDGRPTQMGSSDLPAYLRSINSSDIEAIEIISNPSAKYDAAGNAGIINIRLKRNKKLGFNGSVSAGINYGKSFKYPEAFSFNYRDKKINLFSTYSFNWGNRESNLFLYRKQSDSIYNQTSHQNFVGWVHNFKAGLDYYLTAKSSLGFIATGNINNVSNTTNSSTIITPEESTLVYKYKVLYASNTIPGNVKNMDYNLNYHLADTVGHSLSIDADYGYYISKKTSYQPNEYKLIDDTDTTFLYSKNYSNSTNIDINIYTAKLDYEMPFKKGKLGFGGKFSYVTTSNGLNFYNIINNASYLDSSQSNHFDYTENINAAYINYSKIINTKWSVQAGLRAENTNSKGILTRILSNSTTSDDSVIKHYTGLFPNANISYTINDKHTLNLSYSRRIDRPSYQDLNPFEIKLDELTYQKGNAFLKPQYTNIVELTHTFKNRFVTSLSYSHVSDFEARIIDTAEKTRTYITQTNLSSQDIVSLNFSLPFQINKWWSIYANINGYYSKYKGDIDNGRINIDLSVASYNLYAQQTFSLGSGYTAELSGYYEGPSVWAGTFKSSPTWGVDVGLQKKLLKNKADIKLSCSDIFYTMPWRGISDYGGAYTDASGNWESRILKFNFTYHFGNNQMKQTRARQTGIEEETKRTKSSEGLGGN